The Pochonia chlamydosporia 170 chromosome 1, whole genome shotgun sequence genome window below encodes:
- a CDS encoding potassium channel (similar to Verticillium alfalfae VaMs.102 XP_003001642.1), whose product MDDGQHDGVIEQHASVADNKLDRQASRQLDHQRSREARFQNDLAHLVPSRWWFASSAFPMIAATLGPVASAFSICALVSPWRQHLVPGKSLDDATIVTDPAWLTSVNAIQLAMALVSNAFLLLNMTKRVRFSIAQPVTIIGWYISAVCLLSLNATAAGPLADGLNPPQDYVWSQAFYYGIWAAILYFIVASLMVVTFWGASSGHYAKDFNLTPSQRTLMLQTILFLMYLLLGALVFSKIEGWKYLDAVYWANVTLFTIGFGDFAASTTLGRALLIPYALIGVISLGLVISSIRSMILERGRRRLDARMEEKNRRRIIRTMTKRGRDAILSPIDDDTVSNWDENNADLPHNEFERRRTEFLLMRKIQQRASIRRKWLAMAISTGVWVFLWLVGAVIFVSAEEPYQQWTYFDGFYFCFVSLTTIGYGDRTPSSNAGKSFFVFWSLLALPTMTVLISNAGDTVVKFVKDATLRIGNITILPGEEGFTGNAKYVVNRVSFGRLFRSATTTIREYEREKRMHKRAEDMTGFDIKDVKDTEKQQNGSSSSTGSAAHAHQADDEERQGKHKLCQNLKIPPSRPSLSEVQDCLDDLPTGTDLHLLLVKEIQNVSQHLRGPEPRRYTFEEWAWYLALIGEDERDPLNHRKVVPKMRHKRHRKHKHKHHNHNHNHGKDVEVHDPPQDVQQDRNDETIEAPRPSMEARPSENALAESRLTWSWVGNRSPLMGGQEESEWILDKLMERLQESLWETKVDEDDAESP is encoded by the exons ATGGACGACGGCCAACACGACGGTGTCATCGAGCAGCATGCTTCTGTCGCCGATAATAAATTGGACAGGCAGGCGTCCCGTCAACTTGATCACCAACGGTCTCGCGAGGCTCGTTTCCAAAATGACTTGGCACACCTTGTTCCAAG CCGGTGGTGGTTCGCATCCTCTGCTTTCCCAATGATTGCTGCTACCCTTGGCCCCGTCGCCTCGGCCTTCAGTATCTGCGCCTTAGTATCTCCATGGCGTCAACACCTAGTTCCTGGCAAAAGTCTCGACGATGCTACCATCGTTACGGACCCTGCTTG GCTTACCAGCGTAAATGCCATCCAACTGGCAATGGCATTGGTCTCCAACGCTTTTCTTTTGTTAAACATGACTAAGAGAGTTCGATTTAGTATTGCACAACCCGTCACAATCATTGGATG GTACATTTCAGCTGTATGTCTATTAAGCCTCAATGCCACCGCCGCCGGCCCTCTTGCCGACGGCCTCAATCCTCCTCAGGACTATGTCTGGTCACAAGCCTTCTACTATGGCATATGGGCAGCCATTCTCTACTTTATCGTTGCATCCTTAATGGTCGTGACATTTTGGGGAGCATCGTCGGGCCATTACGCTAAGGACTTCAATTTAACCCCAAGCCAACGCACCCTCATGCTACAGACCATCCTATTTTTAATGTACCTTTTACTCGGAGCCCTTGTCTTTTCGAAGATTGAAGGGTGGAAATACCTGGACGCCGTGTACTGGGCCAACGTCACACTTTTTACCATCGGTTTTGGAGATTTTGCCGCGAGTACAACGTTGGGTAGAGCGCTGCTGATCCCTTATGCTCTTATTGGGGTTATCAGCCTCGGTCTCGTCATTAGCTCCATTCGAAGCATGATTCTCGAACGTGGACGACGTCGCTTGGATGCTCgaatggaagagaagaacCGACGAAGAATTATCCGGACCATGACAAAACGTGGCCGCGATGCCATCTTGAGCCCAATAGACGATGACACAGTCTCAAACTGGGACGAAAACAACGCCGACTTGCCTCACAACGAATTTGAACGTCGACGAACGGAATTTTTGCTGATGAGAAAGATCCAGCAACGAGCATCGATCCGCAGGAAATGGTTAGCCATGGCCATATCTACCGGCGTATGGGTTTTTCTGTGGCTGGTAGGAGCCGTCATCTTTGTAAGCGCAGAAGAACCATATCAACAATGGACCTACTTTGATGGCTTTTACTTTTGCTTCGTCTCTCTGACTACTATTGGTTACGGAGATCGTACGCCGAGCTCCAATGCCGGCAAGtcgttttttgttttctggtCACTTTTGGCGCTGCCTACGATGACGGTTCTTATTTCCAATGCCGGCGACACAGtagtcaagtttgtcaaagACGCAACACTTCGCATTGGTAATATTACAATTCTGCCcggtgaagaaggcttcACGGGTAATGCAAAATATGTCGTGAATCGAGTATCGTTTGGCCGCCTCTTCCGCAGTGCAACGACTACGATTCGGGAGTACGAAAGGGAGAAGAGAATGCACAAACGAGCAGAAGACATGACAGGCTTCGATATCAAAGACGTTAAGGACACGGAAAAGCAACAGAATGGATCCTCTAGTAGCACTGGATCGGCCGCTCACGCACACCAAGCAGATGACGAGGAGCGTCAAGGAAAACACAAGCTTTGCCAAAATCTCAAAATTCCACCCAGTCGGCCCTCATTATCAGAAGTGCAAGATTGCCTCGATGACCTCCCTACTGGCACAGACCTACACCTACTACTTGTCAAAGAAATTCAGAACGTGAGCCAACATCTTAGAGGGCCTGAGCCACGGCGATATACGTTTGAAGAGTGGGCATGGTATCTCGCCCTGATAGGAGAGGATGAGCGAGATCCATTGAATCACCGGAAAGTGGTTCCTAAGATGAGGCACAAACGGCACAGAAAGCATAAACATAAAcaccacaatcacaatcacaatcatGGCAAGGATGTTGAAGTCCATGATCCCCCACAAGATGTACAACAAGATCGAAATGACGAGACCATTGAAGCCCCGCGACCATCCATGGAGGCACGGCCATCCGAAAATGCCCTTGCGGAGTCGCGGCTCACATGGTCGTGGGTAGGCAATCGCAGTCCCCTGATGGGTGGACAGGAAGAAAGCGAATGGATTCTTGACAAATTGATGGAAAGACTCCAGGAGTCACTTTGGGAAACCAaggttgacgaggacgacgcaGAGTCGCCCTGA
- a CDS encoding RNA recognition motif domain-containing protein codes for MHLRVAEFRANIQKNQKKRAQEQRQKEVQKREAEKENRKNLVGVRVVQKNLVYITGLAPTVREDELLKTLRKPEFFGQYGNIQKISISNRKSPDGQHHSLGIYVTFEKPEEATKCILAVHGSQNGDRILKAQHGTTKYCSAWLKNEKCNNPGCMFLHEQGDEEDSYTRQDLSSMNSIHTQRPLPGGGGSSSRSVSRQQIPQPTPPPPPPAAQPMMRTTSKDGSDNGVDSSALPSSANWARNPQRSRRGSYATSGAASSPAISTSLPATTEATQEAIDDTEASSSAQPVIGKGKRPQQAAAAQAPNPGSSKTSEQSSKSSDGALLALLKALEVCRLPAFTSANASDDANPPMFDIRGGEKRRAMREDEESRIDQEDQTEAQAPSEGEPETGGSLALGGEPEDRELGSDVHSYDQRQTGTQPPIQRGNADGLYGSTSSGSSFPQGSSNIGRAMTPQQLASLRSQAGYNDQMPPGLSTQNPFQSQGHNRQSSRFSFANDNGNSTTNIKLAANPRIMAQQSSMMPSSFQSQSNSQFYASSMPGPPPGLKSTGTPPSMFGQGFGAGSGFGGAHKDSSNDLLQTLIGRNRGGSAQPQDVGKREYMISSFSNQYPPSSTSTPAPASGLLSSLYGPPGAFPDYGSKQKKKGKKHRHANTSSSGGSGLVDLADPSILQARMQHQSQSNAGVAGQQGLFGGGQSQGGYNPNMMYNTALLSPALVVILKLGLGVHRHISARLLKKWGLHLLFGAERYAYLVVLIKQAFAKVAETYIPTKGERQVLRRASALYFLVYLGIGTAHGGETPSSLRNLSFFLNCFCWHLVCLASVTSSLRSWDEMGGLSQASHHRLPQSTHIHPYKCTLTDRITMHASREGSIFGQNKTILSILSNSAFPFIVPLWKTMMEDELPSLDEATNSVDALVSDEPQGVFSGMGYGFDMGMTPSVPPGFAIPPGMTDSPTSAMTSPALSQHRQIHVVPALPKVPPPGLEHGAVTPEQTPRKGMASASETTRSSKPSMSEAGSSKQVPPQPQFDQQTASSTLQDEDFPALGTSRPTKARTQSPAIPVVPTPKPTPSAKKGTSSEKTVDKATSNLEDSILAAPDVTSKKPAKINTQIPNKVVDRPAEPSPTFPPLPAPMTNSPSPVQRNGPRTLRVMSTPRTTEAPTLPSPVHSVASKAVSISHRPETPGSEMISDTASVVSASISASRAGSPPPSKIGSAAVRTTTKSQQRKQRKDALKQDTKTIAETSKPEPEEHAPVIGRKKKQKKEKPAKAATSQTKPSTATPSASESSKAEPAPAQPAQSETTQPALVEEAVSKSKTAQKKAAKSKGKDKEKEKESAKEKPLSTSPSPPPPPAAAPTAPTAPTVPSQTSEAIIPVEPIESSDPADRQQFGPASVFSEIRNSLWTSALDKLQLLKPVGGSSSRPDHGQATSGANQSGCCKDCGCKCGEIQDEDLVALRAGKPVRKQFHVDGSRMLITPNGDCIRGLTPEEENAFLDLQAAIAGTAENPGAFVAPRHQPGSGAFSLIKGRAVPNGRPNIFPATAQPQSQDPIGKLQREDALSYINQYVLPRLNLDAANMGFPKGASPLRDAAAASLNALAPYFYGPDAAAGVGIYSAPDCTRAMQDFSSSGSSAPAADVNKVGPANGLGGISLMSVEDAEIRLAAARKETDKLEKGLNAVIKRNRRLLLGGGN; via the exons ATGCACCTCAGAGTCGCCGAGTTCCGCGCGAATATTcaaaagaaccaaaagaaacGAGCACAGGAGCAACGACAAAAAGAAGTACAAAAACGTGAAGCCGAAAAAGAGAATCGCAAGAACCTGGTCGGTGTTCGTGTCGTCCAAAAGAACCTGGTTTACATCACCGGTTTGGCGCCTACAGTTCGAGAGGACGAGCTGCTCAAGACTTTGAGAAAACCCGAGTTTTTTGGTCAATACGGCAACATTCAAAAAATCTCCATCAGCAACCGAAAATCTCCGGATGGACAACACCATTCACTAGGAATCTATGTGACATTCGAAAAGCCTGAGGAAGCAACAAAATGTATCCTAGCTGTGCATGGATCTCAGAACGGCGACCGGATATTGAAAGCCCAACATGGCACAACCAAATACTGCTCAGCCTGGTTGAAGAACGAAAAGTGCAATAATCCTGGCTGTATGTTCTTACATGAGCaaggtgatgaggaggatagCTACACGCGGCAAGATCTTTCGTCCATGAATAGTATTCATACACAGAGACCATTGccgggtggtggtggaagctCGTCTCGCAGTGTTTCTCGGCAGCAGATTcctcaaccaacaccaccaccgccgcctcctgcAGCTCAACCCATGATGCGCACCACTAGTAAGGATGGTTCCGACAATGGTGTTGACTCGTCAGCGCTGCCATCCTCTGCAAACTGGGCTAGAAACCCCCAGCGCAGCCGTAGGGGCAGTTACGCTACCAGCGGTGCAGCATCTAGTCCTGCCATCTCTACCTCCTTGCCCGCAACAACTGAAGCGACCCAAGAAGCTATTGATGATACCGAGGCTTCGTCGTCTGCCCAGCCTGTAATAGGTAAAGGCAAACGACCTCAACAGGCTGCAGCAGCTCAAGCTCCCAACCCGGGCTCCTCAAAGACTAGCGAACAATCATCCAAATCCTCGGATGGTGCTCTTTTGGCATTGCTAAAGGCTCTAGAAGTTTGCAGGCTGCCGGCCTTCACATCTGCTAACGCTAGTGACGACGCCAACCCACCCATGTTTGATATCCGAGGCGGCGAGAAGCGAAGAGCCATGCGAGAAGACGAAGAGTCTCGGATTGACCAGGAGGACCAAACAGAAGCTCAGGCTCCGTCCGAAGGCGAACCCGAAACCGGCGGtagtcttgcccttggcggTGAGCCTGAGGACCGGGAGCTCGGCAGCGATGTTCACAGTTACGACCAACGACAGACAGGAACGCAACCTCCCATTCAGCGTGGGAATGCTGACGGGCTGTATGGTTCAACATCAAGTGGATCTAGCTTTCCTCAAGGATCCAGCAACATTGGCAGAGCCATGACACCTCAGCAGCTGGCTTCGCTTCGATCGCAAGCTGGCTACAATGACCAAATGCCTCCTGGCCTTTCAACACAGAATCCATTCCAAAGCCAGGGTCATAACCGTCAGTCGTCTCGATTCAGTTTCGCCAACGACAATGGTAACTCCACCACCAATATCAAGCTAGCTGCAAACCCTAGAATTATGGCTCAGCAATCATCCATGATGCCCAGCTCGTTCCAGTCACAGTCGAACAGCCAGTTTTATGCCTCTTCTATGCCTGGACCACCACCAGGCCTCAAGTCAACAGGCACACCGCCGAGCATGTTTGGACAAGGGTTCGGCGCAGGCTCAGGATTTGGCGGAGCCCACAAAGATTCTTCCAACGATTTACTTCAGACTCTTATCGGCCGTAACCGAGGAGGCAGCGCTCAGCCTCAAGATGTTGGAAAGCGTGAGTACAtgatttcttctttttcaaACCAGTATCCACCTTCCTCTACCTCCACCCCAGCTCCTGCTTCTGGCCTCCTGTCATCGCTCTACGGCCCTCCTGGAGCATTCCCAGACTATGGTtcgaagcagaagaagaagggtaaAAAGCACAGACATGCTAACACTTCCTCCTCCGGGGGGAGTGGCTTAGTAGATCTTGCGGACCCGAGTATCCTGCAGGCAAGAATGCAGCATCAGTCGCAGAGCAATGCCGGAGTCGCCGGACAACAAGGActgtttggtggtggccaGAGTCAAGGTGGGTACAATCCTAACATGATGTATAACACTG CACTTTTGTCTCCTGCTCTTGTTGTAATCCTTAAACTTGGTTTGGGCGTTCATCGGCATATCTCAGCACGACTGCTGAAAAAATGGGGGTTGCATCTGCTCTTCGGAGCAGAAAGATATGCATATCTTGTTGTTTTGATCAAGCAGGCATTCGCAAAGGTCGCCGAAACATACATCCCTACAAAGGGTGAGCGGCAGGTTTTGCGCAGGGCGTCAGCTCTTTACTTCTTGGTTTATTTGGGAATCGGAACTGCGCATGGAGGCGAAACACCATCGTCCTTGAGGaatctttctttttttttaaacTGCTTTTGTTGGCACCTCGTCTGCCTCGCGTCAGTCACAAGCTCGTTGCGCAGTTGGGATGAAATGGGAGGGTTAAGTCAGGcaagccatcatcgtcttccacAAAGCACACACATACACCCCTACAAATGTACGTTAACAGATCGGATTACGATGCACGCCTCCAGAGAGGGTAGCATCTTTGGTCAGAATAAAACAATATTGTCTATTCTCTCCAACTCTGCCTTTCCCTTCATTGTCCCCCTgtggaagacgatgatggaA GACGAATTGCCTTCgcttgatgaagccactAACTCGGTCGATGCATTGGTTTCCGATGAGCCTCAAGGAGTCTTTTCTGGAATGGGATACGGCTTCGACATGGGGATGACTCCATCTGTACCTCCTGGGTTCGCTATTCCCCCTGGAATGACGGACTCTCCCACGTCAGCAATGACATCCCCTGCTTTAAGCCAGCATCGTCAAATTCATGTCGTACCTGCGTTGCCCAAGGTACCTCCACCTGGTTTGGAACATGGTGCTGTTACACCAGAGCAAACGCCAAGGAAGGGTATGGCATCTGCATCGGagacgacaagaagcagcaaaccGTCCATGTCTGAAGCTGGCAGCTCGAAGCAGGTCCCGCCACAACCCCAGTTTGATCAGCAGACTGCATCGTCGACattgcaagatgaagatttTCCAGCCCTCGGTACTTCCCGACCAACCAAGGCCCGAACTCAGTCGCCAGCTATTCCCGTCGTTCCCACCCCTAAACCTACACCATCGGCAAAGAAGGGCACAAGTTCTGAAAAGACTGTGGATAAAGCAACCAGCAATCTTGAAGACAGCATCCTGGCAGCACCGGATGTAACTAGCAAGAAGCCCGCGAAAATCAACACGCAGATACCAAACAAGGTTGTGGACAGGCCAGCCGAACCATCACCGACATTCCCTCCTCTGCCAGCACCTATGACGAATTCTCCTTCACCGGTTCAACGCAACGGGCCTAGAACATTGCGTGTCATGTCGACACCGAGAACGACGGAAGCGCCCACCTTGCCATCCCCAGTGCACTCGGTGGCTTCCAAAGCTGTCTCAATCTCACATCGGCCAGAAACGCCGGGCAGCGAGATGATTAGTGATACAGCTTCCGTCGTGTCAGCTTCAATATCGGCTTCCCGCGCAGGatctcctccaccaagcaAAATTGGCTCTGCCGCCGTTCGCACCACGACGAAGAGTCAGCAGCGCAAGCAGCGCAAGGATGCTCTCAAGCAGGATACTAAGACTATTGCAGAGACATCAAAGCCTGAACCTGAGGAGCACGCACCAGTTATTGGccgaaagaagaagcaaaagaaggagaaaccCGCCAAAGCGGCTACGTCCCAAACAAAGCCCTCTACCGCGACCCCTTCTGCTTCTGAATCTTCCAAGGCTGAGCCAGCGCCTGCGCAGCCTGCGCAGTCTGAGACTACCCAGCCTGcgcttgttgaagaggctgtATCCAAGAGCAAGACGGCGCAGAAAAAGGCAGCTAAATCTAAGGGCAAAGAtaaggaaaaggagaaagagaGTGCCAAAGAAAAGCCGCTGTCtacttcaccatcaccacctcctccccctGCTGCTGCACCGACAGCACCGACGGCACCGACTGTGCCATCACAAACTTCAGAAGCCATCATTCCTGTTGAGCCAATTGAATCCTCGGACCCGGCTGATAGACAACAATTTGGGCCTGCCTCTGTGTTTTCAGAAATCAGGAACTCGCTTTGGACCTCGGCTCTCGACAAACTACAGCTTCTCAAACCAGTTGGCGGCAGCTCATCACGCCCTGACCACGGTCAAGCTACCAGCGGTGCAAACCAGTCTGGGTGTTGCAAAGACTGTGGTTGCAAGTGCGGCGAAATTCAAGACGAGGATCTTGTAGCCCTTCGAGCTGGAAAGCCGGTCCGTAAACAATTCCATGTTGACGGCAGCAGGATGCTTATCACGCCTAATGGGGATTGCATCCGCGGCTTGACGcccgaagaagagaatgCCTTTCTCGACCTACAAGCAGCTATTGCTGGTACGGCTGAGAACCCTGGCGCCTTTGTTGCTCCCAGACACCAACCAGGCAGCGGTGCCTTTTCTTTGATCAAGGGTCGTGCAGTTCCCAATGGACGTCCCAACATTTTCCCTGCCACGGCGCAGCCGCAGTCTCAGGACCCCATTGGTAAATTGCAGCGGGAAGATGCTCTCAGCTACATCAACCAATATGTCCTACCACGCCTCAACCTGGATGCCGCAAACATGGGCTTCCCCAAGGGAGCATCACCTCTCCGTgacgcagcagcagcaagcctcAACGCACTCGCCCCTTACTTTTACGGACCCGATGCCGCTGCTGGGGTGGGCATATACAGTGCTCCGGATTGTACCCGCGCCATGCAagacttttcttcctctggCAGCAGCGCCCCAGCTGCCGATGTCAACAAGGTTGGTCCTGCGAATGgtcttggcggcatctctcTCATGAGTGTCGAGGATGCAGAGATACGACTGGCTGCTGCTAGAAAGGAGACagacaagttggagaagggCCTTAATGCCGTAATTAAGCGGAATAGAaggcttcttcttggaggaggtAATTAG
- a CDS encoding NADH-ubiquinone oxidoreductase-like protein (similar to Metarhizium acridum CQMa 102 XP_007809726.1) codes for MSRSRTLVSALRPSTAVSGKAVRAFSVSAAQLVNMPKEAENLRKAPRDHIGVLKAPLVNPADKYQSKSDNMHRYGSWLMGCMPKYIQQFSVWKDELTIYISPSGVIPVMTFLKYNTAAEFTQMSTITAADFPTRDKRFEIVYNLLSVRHNSRIRVKTYADEASPVPSVTSLYGGANWYEREVYDLFGVFFAGHPDLRRIMTDYGFEGHPLRKDFPLTGYTEIRYDEEKKRIVTEPLELTQAFRNFEGGSSAWEMVGPGEDRRPDSFKLPTPKPEEKKEEPKK; via the exons ATGTCTCGAAGCCGGACGCTAGTCTCGGCCTTGCGGCCATCAACAGCCGTGAGCGGCAAGGCCGTCCGCGCCTTTTCTGTGTCGGCCGCTcagctcgtcaacatgcCCAAGGAGGCTGAGAACCTGCGAAAGGCTCCTCGAGATCACATTGGAGTGCTGAAAGCTCCGCTTGTCAACCCGGCCGACAAGTATCAGAGCAAGTCGGATAACATGCACCGGTATGGATCATGGCTTATGGGTTGCATGCCCAAGTACATCCAGCAGTTTTCGGTCTGGAAAGACGAGCTCACCATTTACATCTCGCCTTCCGGTGTCATCCCCGTCATGACCTTCTTGAAGT ACAACACTGCCGCCGAATTCACCCAAATGAGCACCATCACTGCAGCCGATTTCCCCACGCGCGACAAGCGATTCGAAATTGTATACAACCTCCTCTCCGTCCGCCACAACTCCCGTATCCGCGTAAAGACCTATGCGGACGAGGCGTCCCCCGTACCCAGTGTCACCAGCCTCTACGGTGGCGCCAACTGGTACGAGCGCGAAGTCTATGATCTGTTCGGTGTCTTCTTCGCCGGCCACCCTGATCTGCGACGTATCATGACCGACTACGGTTTCGAGGGACACCCTCTTCGCAAGGATTTCCCTCTGACGGGATACACAGAGATCCGCTacgacgaggagaagaagcgaatTGTTACCGAACCTCTCGAGCTTACCCAGGCGTTCCGTAACTTTGAGGGTGGTTCTAGCGCGTGGGAAATGGTTGGTCCTGGTGAGGACcgcagaccagactctttcaAGCTGCCTACGCCTAAGCcggaagagaagaaggaggaacCGAAGAAGTAG